The nucleotide sequence GCTGAAACGCCGCCACCGCCTGCTTCTGCATGTCGGGGCTGGTGAAGCTATCGACCATCTCGGCCAGCGCGCACGGTCGCGCCGCGAGCCTCAAATCTTCCGCGAGATAAACGAGCTTCATCCCGCCGCCGCCGAGCGGTTTCATCACGCGGTAACGGCCGCCGACGATAGTGTTGGCCTGGATCATCCGATGCAGCGATTCAACATTGGATCGCGAGACGAAGATTGTACACGGTCATCGCGCGGATGGACCAACCAGCACGTCCTCGCGGATTGCGCCGGCAAAGGCCGCGTTGCTCGCGCATATGAGGTGAATAAAAAATCCGAGAATCGGGCTGCTGCCGTACGCAATCGAGACGCCGAAAAACCACAGCACGCCGCGGAACACCTTGCCGCGATACATCTGCCCGAGTCCGGGGATGATGCTCAGCACGAGCGCCACGATTGGATTGAAGCCGGGGTCGGCGCGAAGCAATCGAAAACGCGCAACCGGCGCGCCGCAGGATTTGCAGAACTGCGCCCGCGCGACGACGATCGGCTGGCCGCATCGCGCGCAAAATCTCGGCTGTTCGAATTTTTCCTCAGGCACGGAATGTAAACGGCGCGTCGCCGAACCTGACCGAATCGCCATTGATGAGCGGCGCCGATGTCACTCGCTGGCCGCCGATAAAGGTGCCGTTCTGGCTGTTCAGATCCTTGACCTGGAAGCTGCCGTTGGACGCCTGGATGCTCGCGTGATGCCGCGACACCGACGAATGGCTCACCACGATTTCATTGTCGAGCGCGCGTCCAATTCCGATCGCGTGTGCCGCACTCAGCGGAAATTTCTGCCCCGACGTATCGATCAGGCACGGCCCATCGACGTTCGCATTCAGTCCCGCAAGCCTACTCGCGACGTGCGCCGGATTCACCGGATCGACGGCGAGCGACGCCTGCTGGCGCGCCGGCGTCGAACTGCCGCGCAAATGAAAAATCATCTCGTAACCGCCGATCCCGATCCGATCGCCGTCGTGCAGATCGACCGTCTCGACGCGATTGCCATTGACGAACGTCCCAGTCTGCACCGCGAGATTTCTGATCACGTAGTCCGCGCCGCGCCGCTCGATCACCGCGTGCCGCGCCTGCACCGCGGGATCGCCGAACAGCCCGACTGGATTTTCTTCCGCGCGCCCGATCGTCGCGACGTTGCCCTCGACGCGATATTGCCGCCCGCGCAGCCGCCCCTGCGCGACGGTCACCCACGCCGCCTTGGTGAGTTCCTGCACCAGTCCGATGAACAACCCGATGAAGAGCCCAATCGCACTCAGCCCGATCAACCGTGACATCAGGCCGCCGCCCGTGACGCCGTTGATCAAATCGAACGTCAGCCCCCCGATGAACCCGCCGACCACGCCGCCGGCCGCGCCCTTCAGGATGTTCGGCACCTTGAGCGTCGCGATACCAACGCCCGCGCCGATCGTCGCGCCCATCATCGTCCAACTGATTACGCGGCCGAGCACCAGGTAGAACATCGAGCCTTGTGCATTCAGCGTCCAGCCGCCGGCGCCGAGAATCCAGCTAAAGACTTCGTTCGAGTAGATGTTGCCGAAATACGCGAGCACCACGCAGATGCCGAAGCCGCGCGCGAAGCGCAGTTGCGCGTCGCGATTGAACTCGAGTTGCTGCCCCTCGGCCGTCAGGATGAAGCCGCCGACGAGCCCCGACAATATGATCATCGCGATCGTCGAGGCCCATTGCTCCGCCGTGCTGACCTGCTCCGTGAGCGTGTGATTGTGGCTCGCGATCTCGACCGGGATCCATCCGAGCGCGCCGCCCGCCAATCCCGCCAGCGCTTTGAATCTGAGTTCGCGGCGGTCCAGCGAACCGCCCGCGATCATCGTTCTTACCGAATCCAAGTTGCCCTCGGCCGCAAATCGAAATCCTCTCTATAATAGCCCGCCGCGACCCTGTGGAAAATGTAGCCACGATTCCCCCCGCGATGCCGTCTCATCGCCGCCCGCCCGTTGCCCGTCCCGCCGATTGAAGGCATCATCGGCGTGAATCTTGATCGCGAATCGTCGAATCGCGAATCATCGAATTGCACAGATGGGAGCATTCATGGCCAACGACACTCTTCTCGCTGAGAAATTCGGACCGCTGCAGGGCGTCAAGATCGTTTCAACCGGCACGTTGATCGCGCAACCTTTCGCCGGCGAGTTGGCCGCCGAGATGGGCGCCGAAGTGATTCAGATCGAGCGCCCCGGTATCGGCGACATCGGATGGCGCAATATCGGCATCAAGCTCAAATCGAAAGACGGCGCCGCGTCGGTCGCGACCACCTGGATTCAGGAACGGCGCAACGTCTTCTGCGTCACCCTCGATTTGTCGAAACCGCGCGGCCGCGACCTCTTCCTCAAACTTGTTGCCCGCGCCGACATCTGGATGGAAAGTTCCAAGCCCGGCACCTATTCCAAGTGGAATCTCGACGACGCCGCGGTCTGGAAAGTCAATCCCAGGCTGGTGATCACTCACGTCTCCGGCTACGGCCAGAGCGGCGATCCCGACTACGTCGCGCGCCCATCGTATGACATCGTCGGGCAGGCCGTCGCCGGCATGATGTATCAAACCGGCTTTCCCGATCCGGTGCCGCCGACGCGCGCCGCGCCCTGGACCGGCGATTATCTCACCGCGCTCTTCGCGATGTGGTCCTCGCTCGCGGGCCTCACTTACGCGCGCTCGACCGGCAAGGGGCAAGCGATCGACGTCGCGCAATACGAGGCGATTCACAAAACGATGGGCGGCACGATGCTCGAGTATTTCGAGGCGGGCGTCGTCCGCGAGCGCTCGGGCAATCGCGCGCAGGGCTTTCAGCCGCTCGACAGCTTCCAGGCGAGCGACGGATGGATCGTGATGGGCGCGCTCAGCGACGTGTACAAACGTCTGCTCACCGTGATCGGCCTCGACCCGGATGATCCAAAATGGGAATCCGCGCGGACGCAGCTTGAATCAATCGAAGGGATCGAATTCGACGCGATTCTGCGCGGATGGATCGCGGAGCGCACCGTCAAGGAAGTCGTGCACGCGATGTCTGAGGGTAAGGTCCCGTGCGCGCCGATCATGACGAGCAAAGACATCGCCGAAGACCCGCAGTATCGCGCGCGCGAGATGCATGTGAAGTGGCGCGACGAGCAGGTCGGCGACGTGAAGGGCATCGGCATCGCGCCGAAGTTCTCGCTAACGCCGGGCAAAATAGTGCGCGGCTCAGTGCCGGTCGGCCACGACAACGATCGCATCTACGGCTCCCTCCTCGGCCTCTCGCCCGACGACCTCTCCTCCCTCCGCTCGGAGAAGGTGATCTAAGTCCGTCCGAGCCCGATTTTTCTTTGCCTCGCCCGCTATGAGCGCCCGCCGCCGCTCCTCCCGCAGCATGAAGGTCGCCCACTGTTTTGATACTCAGCAGTCCAACCTTCCGCGCGACCGGGGATTGCGGATTACTGCTTCGGCTTGATCTGCCGCGCCCAAGGGTGCCCCTGTTTCCTACGACTGCTCTGTTGTTGTATGCACCGTTGTGGTGTACGGTGGTGCATGGAGTAGTGAGTTCGTATGCCACCGAAGAAGCATCGGGGAAGGAAGGCACTATATGCGGTAATGCCACGGGCATCCG is from Candidatus Binatus sp. and encodes:
- a CDS encoding CaiB/BaiF CoA-transferase family protein — its product is MANDTLLAEKFGPLQGVKIVSTGTLIAQPFAGELAAEMGAEVIQIERPGIGDIGWRNIGIKLKSKDGAASVATTWIQERRNVFCVTLDLSKPRGRDLFLKLVARADIWMESSKPGTYSKWNLDDAAVWKVNPRLVITHVSGYGQSGDPDYVARPSYDIVGQAVAGMMYQTGFPDPVPPTRAAPWTGDYLTALFAMWSSLAGLTYARSTGKGQAIDVAQYEAIHKTMGGTMLEYFEAGVVRERSGNRAQGFQPLDSFQASDGWIVMGALSDVYKRLLTVIGLDPDDPKWESARTQLESIEGIEFDAILRGWIAERTVKEVVHAMSEGKVPCAPIMTSKDIAEDPQYRAREMHVKWRDEQVGDVKGIGIAPKFSLTPGKIVRGSVPVGHDNDRIYGSLLGLSPDDLSSLRSEKVI
- a CDS encoding FHA domain-containing protein; amino-acid sequence: MDSVRTMIAGGSLDRRELRFKALAGLAGGALGWIPVEIASHNHTLTEQVSTAEQWASTIAMIILSGLVGGFILTAEGQQLEFNRDAQLRFARGFGICVVLAYFGNIYSNEVFSWILGAGGWTLNAQGSMFYLVLGRVISWTMMGATIGAGVGIATLKVPNILKGAAGGVVGGFIGGLTFDLINGVTGGGLMSRLIGLSAIGLFIGLFIGLVQELTKAAWVTVAQGRLRGRQYRVEGNVATIGRAEENPVGLFGDPAVQARHAVIERRGADYVIRNLAVQTGTFVNGNRVETVDLHDGDRIGIGGYEMIFHLRGSSTPARQQASLAVDPVNPAHVASRLAGLNANVDGPCLIDTSGQKFPLSAAHAIGIGRALDNEIVVSHSSVSRHHASIQASNGSFQVKDLNSQNGTFIGGQRVTSAPLINGDSVRFGDAPFTFRA